From the genome of Solibacillus sp. FSL H8-0538:
ATCGTTCCAATTTCTAAAATTGTTGTATTTGTTTGTGCAAATTCTTCTGTTCCTTGCGCCATTGATTTTACAACTCTGTCCGTCTCTTCTTGAATATTTTTAACAATATTCGACACTTCAGAAGATGACTGACGTGATTGTTCAGCTAATTTACGAACTTCATCAGCAACTACAGCAAACCCTTTACCGTGTTCACCTGCACGAGCTGCTTCGATAGCTGCGTTCAATGCTAATAAATTAATTTGCTCTGAAATCCCCGTAATTACTTTAACAATCTTACCAATTTCGTGCGATTTTTCTCCAAGTATATTTATTGCATCAAATGTTGTATTAATCGTTTGATCAAATTGCTCCATTTTTACCATCGAATCTTTTAACTTTTCGTTACCTTCTTGCGTCAATTCTAATGTCGTATTCGATTGTTCTGAAATTTGGTTTGATCTTATAGATAGTTCTTCAATAGCCTCTGTCATGTCTTCGATAGAAGTAGAACTCTCTTCAGTAGCTACTAATTGCTTTTTTAAGCCTTTACCTACCTCATCGATTGCGGCCCTTACAATATCAGCCTTCTCAGCTGCATATTCCCCATGTTCAGTAAGATTTTCACCTTTTTCATTCACATTTTTTGCGAATAAATGAAATTGCTCTCTTACTTGACCTGCTGATAATTCTTCCATTCCGTTTATAACCTCATTATTTATATGGGAATGACGTTTAAGCGAAAAATATCGGTAAGCAAAATACAAAGATGTACATAATAAAACCACAATAATCCCTAGCATGATCGCTTCCATGAAAAAAACCTCCTATTCTACTAACGTATTAATGATGAAATTTTATAGCTCTTTCACAATGATGTAAATTCCATCTGCTACAGTCGATGGAATATTGCTTAGCTTCTCATTGTTTTCATATTTATGAACAATAAAGTTTCCTTCTACGTCTTCATATTTTGTCAAGCCATGATACTTCTCCAACACGCGCATTGACTTCGGATTTGTCGCTTCAGCTAACACAAGTCTTAAGCCTTCTTCTGTTGCTTTTTTTATTAATATATCGCCTAACCTTTGTACAATGTCATGACGATTATGCTCAGCAATTACACCTAATAAAAATAAATGTAATACTTCTCCATCTTCCATATCTTTTCCATAACGTTTTTTATAATCATCTAGGAAACGTATATCGATATCCTCTAATACACGCATTACTATATTCATATCAGCAAGCGTGCCGCCAAAAATATCGCCTTCGATAATTTCAAAGGCATTTGTATCCCCTACTAGTGCGCCTACAACATTTTGTTCTATATCTAGCGCAACAGCACAGTAGCCTTGGTGAGCATTTGTCTCGATATATTCCTTCGTAAATTGATAGAAATCTTCGTAAGTTAATTTTAAGGCGTACCCAATTATCGGTTCTTGCACCCATTTGCCAGCAACATCTACTCCAATAAATGTGCTTGCTAAACACGCTGCTGCCTTTTCAATTAAATCTGGCTGGTCCTTTGTAAGTATTTCATATGTATATAAATCTTCTATTGTCTGCATCGTAAAATCCCTTTCCAAAGTGTGATTATAGTTAATTAAAGACTAACGCATTGCTAATTGCGAAACATTGTCGACTACTGTTCCTGGGAATTTAACTCCCTCTAAAGCATTTCGCACTTGCACATATGCAATTTTAGAGGCTGGATTGACAATAAAAATTTCTTTAAAGCCTAGTGATGCATAAAACATTAGTGTTTGCCCTAGCCTTGCTGAAACCTTTGAAGGAAGGGGTGATTGGTATGTTGCATCAACTACAAATCTATACGTACTTTTCGTTACTTTTGCCACTGTCTCTTGCAAATCTTTTAAATATTCCTCTGCAAGATCCGCTTTAATAAACCCTTGTATTTGAACGTGTACTTCTTTTTTTGCTTCAAAAATCGCCATTTTATATTTTGGCTTATCAACAACTAACATATTTAATCTCCTTTTCTATTACTATTTTTTAGCTACTGTCTCTATATCCATGACCTGACAATGTAAGCTGCCGTTCCTTACAATACTTCTTCTAAACGAAAAAACTACCCCAACAAAAAATTGGGGGTAGCCAAATAACCACTTCTTATCTTGGCAACTCGACTATCATTATCCAAGAGGATTTTAGACTCGTAGCTTTGCGTCCTTACCTTTCGATAAGTTTGCCTTTTTCAATTTAAAGGAAAATAATCAGAATATCACATTGATCTAGCAATATAACAGTATAAATTAATTGTTAATTTTTTTCTATAATAGTGATTTTTTCAAAAGAATATCGTATTAATTCAAGGGATTTTCTGACAATAATTAGAAGGAAGTGGATAATAAAGTACCACTAGACGATTATACAAAGAGGAAGTTTCTACTCCTTCCCTAATTGCAGGAAAAGCAAATGAGAATGACAAATGGAATGTTTTTATCATTAGATTTATCTTAACCAACCCACGTTATGTTGACAATCTTGTCCACATTGATTGTGTTTCTCCAACTAGACTTAGAAGCTAGCTCCATGGCTGGTCTAAGCAAGCTATACCAGCTAGGAAAATATTAAAAGGAGTCAACATGCGTAATCGCACATTCACTCCCTTAAATAATTATATGTTAACTAAACCAGTTTAATCCAAGCCACCTCCTCACAGTGTGCGAAGTGTATGTGGCAACACACGAGATATTATTGGGTTTATGTAAAATGCTTGGTTAAATTAGAACTAAGCATTTTTTTCATTCCCGAACTTTCATTTTGGGATTTGTTTTGTCTCATATATAAAAAAAGACCATCTAAAATGAGAGGGCACTGAAAAAGTTTATTTCTACTGAAAATTCTAATAATTATATGCTAAATAGTGATAGGTCATTGGTGCTCTGGCACTCGCTTTCCGCGGGCGGTGGCGAGCCTCCTCGTCGCTACGCTCCTGCGACCGCTTTTCCCGCAGGAGTCTTGTGCCGCCGCACCAATGCTTTCTGAATAAAATAAAGTAGGAGCATAAAAATATTATGAAAAAATACTGTTTCGGGGTTTTTCAGTGCCCTCCTGAATTTGCCTATCTTAAAAAAGGAAAAAAAACCATTGAACAGCTGGAAGAAGCAGCAGTTCCTAAATATCTTGAAAAAGAAGAGCTTGCACTGTTCTTAAGTACCTCTAAGAAGCAAGGATTGGAGCTAGACTACTTAATATTTCTTATCCTATCCTATACAGGCATTCGCGTTGGTGAATTAGTAGCGCTCAAGTGGAAAGTTATTGATTTTGTGAATCAGACAATCAGCATTACTAAAACGTATTACAATCCTAATAATAATACGGTTCAGTTTCAGTTAGTCACACCAAAAACGAAAAAATCCAGAAGAAAAGTAGTTGTAGATGAAGTTTTGATAGTAGCATTAAAGCATCACAAAGTGAAGCAAGAAAAAATCAGCGAACAATTAGGCGATGCTTATAATAATCAGCACTTTATCTTTGCAAAAACTGAACGGCAGCCAGGATATCCAATCGTTATCAAAATGGTACAACTTAGAATGGCAAGACTGCTGGCACTAGCAAAGTTAAATACCGAATTAACCCCACACTCTTTACAACATACACACACATCGCTTCTTGCAGAGGCCGGTGTAGCACTGGAACAAATCATGGATAGACTTGGCCATTCAGCTGATCAAATCACCAAGAATGTCTATCTCCACGTGACAAAAGAAATGAAAAAAGAAGCTTCCCAAAAGTTTGCACAACTAATGAGAAGCCTCGATTATAATCCTCTATGTTAGCAAAATGTTAGCATTTCACTTTCACCTTACATACACACCCTTATTAATCAAGGGTTGAGAAACAGCGGAACTCGGACTAAAAGCGCGACGTCCTGTCGCAATGTCCGAGTGACCAACATCCTGTTGGCCTACATCATGCCGCCCATAAGGTGAAAGTGTGTAATATCTTTAACGATGTGTTCCAAAAGTGAGCTATATCAACACATATAAAAATGTTCATTGTAACATCTTTAACTGAATTTTATCGTTTTTCATTTGATTGCGTTAGCAAAATGTTAGCATCTATTCACACACTCCTCCTGTGTTGCTTGTAGGTCACAGAGGTATTAAATGATGTAGTCTTGTTAACCTAACTAAAACTACATCTTGAGTTCTGCATTTACTTTTATAAAAAGCTCTAGAGTTCTTCCTTCTGAGTTAACCACTGATCTTCCCGAATTAATTACTCTAATTGCTAGCTCAGTAAACTCAATAACAAATGTATAAATTCTCTTGGATTGAAAACGAAGGAAATCAATAAGTAATGAAAGATGTTCATGTAATGAGTTATTTATTCTCATAACGTACTAAGCCTTAGTTCATAAAAATACTGCACAATTGGATGCTTTAACTTCATCTTCTCAGTCATGTTTAAAATTCGTTTTTTTCCAACGCGTCTGTCCACTAAAGCTAGAATATTCAATAGGATATCATTGCTCTCTATGTTTTCCTCTATAGAAGTGGATAAAAACTTATTAGCTACAACGATAAAATTTGATTTACTTAATGATGACTGCGCTGACAAAAGCTCCTTTGCATATTCTGATAATTTTCTACCCCTTGCAATTACTTGTAGACGATCTTCCGGAACTATCCCCTTGGTTTCTTTTCTTACCGCTTCAATTTCCTCATTGCTGATAGGAATTTGGATATCTGAATCATTCTTAATTTCCAGCTCCGTCTGATACCATCTGATTAAGGTAGTACTATCACTCATATTGAGTACATTCTTTTTATCTACCGCAATATAACAAATTCCTGCTTTATCAGGTAAATAACGATAGCTGGTTGCACGGTATTCAACCCTTCCATATAATGCAGGACAGAGAAAGCTCTCCAGATTTTGCTTCAATTTGCTCCAGGCCATGTAATTCTCCTTAATTTTTATATTATAAATATTTATTGAGGCAGTCGTTCTATTATCCATAATACAATAACCAACACATCGATCATACTAAATACAAGATTTAAGTGTGACTTAAATTTCTGATGTATCGATAATAGTGAGAAAAGGAAATATCCAGACCGATGAAACAATAACTATA
Proteins encoded in this window:
- a CDS encoding methyl-accepting chemotaxis protein, which encodes MEAIMLGIIVVLLCTSLYFAYRYFSLKRHSHINNEVINGMEELSAGQVREQFHLFAKNVNEKGENLTEHGEYAAEKADIVRAAIDEVGKGLKKQLVATEESSTSIEDMTEAIEELSIRSNQISEQSNTTLELTQEGNEKLKDSMVKMEQFDQTINTTFDAINILGEKSHEIGKIVKVITGISEQINLLALNAAIEAARAGEHGKGFAVVADEVRKLAEQSRQSSSEVSNIVKNIQEETDRVVKSMAQGTEEFAQTNTTILEIGTMFEKILDTTKIIAESNANSSASTEELSSGSQQIMAAIKEIAFISRESVEMFEELVEISDDEFNTMQNLVQEAKNLIELKNDEKLFSLDKGVETVGSKRV
- a CDS encoding site-specific integrase, whose translation is MKKYCFGVFQCPPEFAYLKKGKKTIEQLEEAAVPKYLEKEELALFLSTSKKQGLELDYLIFLILSYTGIRVGELVALKWKVIDFVNQTISITKTYYNPNNNTVQFQLVTPKTKKSRRKVVVDEVLIVALKHHKVKQEKISEQLGDAYNNQHFIFAKTERQPGYPIVIKMVQLRMARLLALAKLNTELTPHSLQHTHTSLLAEAGVALEQIMDRLGHSADQITKNVYLHVTKEMKKEASQKFAQLMRSLDYNPLC
- a CDS encoding SF0329 family protein, which codes for MAWSKLKQNLESFLCPALYGRVEYRATSYRYLPDKAGICYIAVDKKNVLNMSDSTTLIRWYQTELEIKNDSDIQIPISNEEIEAVRKETKGIVPEDRLQVIARGRKLSEYAKELLSAQSSLSKSNFIVVANKFLSTSIEENIESNDILLNILALVDRRVGKKRILNMTEKMKLKHPIVQYFYELRLSTL